From a single Vibrio sp. BS-M-Sm-2 genomic region:
- the malE gene encoding maltose/maltodextrin ABC transporter substrate-binding protein MalE, with product MKNALSAVALGTIVALGSFGANAAIEEGQLTIWVGGDKAYEGMAEVGKRFEEDTGVKVTVAFPDKLEEKFPQVAAAGDGPDMIFYAHDRFGGYAEAGLLVDIKPSKETKEGIVDFAWDAVSYEGKTIAYPVAVESVSLIYNKALVPNPPKSWEEIPALDAELKKDGKKAIMWPLRGGAYFTWPLLAADGGYAFKQTAEGYDIKDAGVATDGVQKSLGFIEKMVQDKVISADMDYSVAESEFVAGNVAMTINGPWGWENIKKAGVDYGVTTLPKFNGKASKPFVGVWAGGISTASPNRDLAVEFMENYLLTDEGMKSLNDDKPLGAVALNSFQRQLDSDTRIAATMDNAMNGEIMPNIPQFTTFWYSMEEAIGNVVDGRQSVDQALKAAEGRMVK from the coding sequence ATGAAAAACGCTCTAAGCGCTGTAGCTCTAGGTACAATAGTTGCTCTGGGTTCTTTTGGTGCAAATGCTGCTATCGAAGAAGGACAACTAACAATCTGGGTAGGTGGTGACAAAGCTTATGAAGGCATGGCTGAAGTAGGTAAACGCTTCGAAGAAGATACTGGTGTTAAAGTAACCGTCGCTTTCCCTGACAAGCTAGAAGAGAAATTCCCTCAAGTAGCAGCAGCTGGCGATGGCCCAGATATGATCTTCTACGCACATGACCGTTTTGGCGGCTATGCAGAAGCGGGACTTCTTGTTGATATCAAACCTTCTAAAGAAACTAAAGAAGGTATCGTAGACTTCGCATGGGACGCTGTTTCATACGAAGGTAAAACAATCGCATACCCTGTAGCGGTTGAGTCAGTTTCTCTAATTTATAACAAAGCGCTTGTTCCTAACCCGCCTAAGTCTTGGGAAGAAATCCCAGCACTTGATGCTGAACTTAAAAAAGATGGCAAAAAAGCGATCATGTGGCCTCTACGTGGCGGCGCTTACTTCACATGGCCTCTACTTGCAGCTGACGGCGGTTACGCATTCAAACAAACTGCAGAAGGTTACGACATTAAAGATGCGGGCGTAGCGACTGACGGTGTTCAGAAGTCTCTAGGTTTCATCGAGAAGATGGTACAAGACAAAGTTATCTCTGCAGACATGGATTACTCAGTTGCTGAGTCTGAATTTGTTGCGGGTAACGTTGCAATGACAATTAATGGTCCTTGGGGTTGGGAAAACATCAAGAAAGCCGGCGTAGATTACGGTGTAACAACTTTACCTAAGTTCAACGGCAAAGCGTCTAAACCTTTCGTTGGTGTATGGGCGGGTGGTATCAGCACTGCGTCTCCAAACCGCGACCTAGCTGTTGAGTTCATGGAAAACTACTTACTAACAGATGAAGGTATGAAGAGCCTGAACGACGACAAGCCACTAGGCGCTGTTGCTCTTAACTCTTTCCAACGTCAACTAGACAGCGATACTCGTATTGCAGCAACAATGGACAACGCGATGAACGGTGAAATCATGCCTAACATCCCTCAGTTCACAACATTCTGGTACAGCATGGAAGAAGCGATCGGCAACGTAGTTGACGGCCGTCAATCAGTAGACCAAGCACTAAAAGCTGCTGAAGGTCGTATGGTTAAGTAA
- the malF gene encoding maltose ABC transporter permease MalF — translation MQSVQGTDAIPAPSSLPGSKSVFIKWGLLGSVGLINGYATILMYSRGELAFALLTVILTALALYIFGSKKTYAHRYIYPGIAGMILFILFPLAYTVGLAFTNYSAKNQLSLERTQTVLLDRSFQSGESYPFTLYKTDDGHQIVVKDGDQLLATDVFSLDNMTATEMDLSVIESAQGEKEKIKAIIQNRAAISGVDFNLPDGGDIRMSGLRKFASVAPLYTLQDDEETLINNETGEVLKPNMDVGFYQPVDANGEFTGNTISPGFVVSIGTNNFERVWKDDGIKEPFISIFIWTVIFSVCTVAFTLVIGLVLANIVQWEELKGRSIYRVLLILPYAVPAFISILIFKGLFNQSFGEINMVLENIFGLSPNWFSDPILAKTMVLMVNTWLGFPYMMILCMGLLKAIPDDLYEASAIDGANFLDNFKRITFPLMIKPLTPLLIAAFAFNFNNFVMIQLLTNGGPNMIGTSEPAGYTDLLVSYTYRIAFEGGGGQDFGLASAIATLIFLLVGALALLNLRFTKLSQD, via the coding sequence ATGCAGTCAGTTCAAGGTACAGATGCTATCCCAGCACCATCAAGCCTTCCAGGCAGTAAAAGCGTCTTCATCAAATGGGGGTTGCTTGGTAGCGTTGGCTTAATAAACGGCTACGCTACAATTCTAATGTATTCTCGCGGTGAGCTCGCTTTTGCGCTGCTTACAGTGATCTTAACGGCTTTGGCACTTTACATTTTTGGTAGTAAAAAAACTTACGCCCACCGTTATATTTACCCAGGTATTGCCGGAATGATCTTGTTCATTCTTTTCCCATTGGCATACACCGTAGGGCTTGCGTTTACTAACTACAGCGCGAAAAACCAGCTTTCTCTAGAGCGTACTCAAACCGTTCTTTTAGACCGTTCTTTCCAAAGCGGTGAGAGCTACCCATTTACTTTGTACAAGACAGATGACGGTCACCAGATCGTAGTAAAAGATGGCGACCAACTGTTAGCAACTGACGTATTTTCTCTAGACAATATGACAGCAACAGAGATGGACCTATCTGTCATCGAGTCTGCGCAAGGTGAAAAAGAGAAGATCAAAGCGATCATCCAAAACCGAGCAGCGATCAGTGGTGTTGATTTCAATCTACCGGACGGTGGTGACATCCGCATGAGTGGCTTACGTAAGTTTGCTTCTGTTGCTCCGCTTTACACGCTACAAGACGATGAAGAAACGTTAATCAACAATGAAACGGGTGAAGTTCTCAAGCCAAACATGGATGTGGGTTTCTACCAGCCTGTTGATGCAAACGGTGAGTTTACGGGTAATACCATCTCTCCAGGTTTCGTGGTTAGTATTGGTACGAATAACTTTGAGCGTGTATGGAAAGATGACGGCATTAAAGAACCGTTTATCAGCATCTTTATTTGGACGGTTATCTTCTCGGTATGTACTGTCGCGTTCACACTGGTTATCGGCCTTGTGCTTGCAAACATCGTACAGTGGGAAGAGCTGAAAGGTCGTTCTATCTATCGTGTTCTACTGATTCTGCCTTACGCCGTACCAGCATTCATCTCGATTCTTATCTTTAAGGGTCTATTCAACCAAAGCTTTGGTGAGATCAACATGGTGCTCGAGAATATCTTCGGCTTAAGCCCAAACTGGTTCTCAGACCCGATTCTTGCGAAAACCATGGTGTTGATGGTTAACACATGGCTAGGTTTCCCTTACATGATGATTCTGTGTATGGGCCTGCTTAAAGCGATTCCTGATGATTTATACGAAGCGTCAGCAATCGATGGTGCGAACTTCCTTGATAACTTTAAGCGCATTACGTTCCCATTGATGATTAAACCGCTTACACCGCTATTGATTGCAGCGTTTGCCTTTAACTTCAACAACTTCGTAATGATTCAACTATTGACGAACGGTGGCCCGAACATGATTGGTACTTCTGAACCAGCGGGTTACACAGACTTGCTTGTAAGCTACACGTACCGAATTGCATTCGAAGGCGGCGGCGGTCAAGACTTCGGTCTAGCAAGTGCTATCGCAACGCTTATCTTCCTATTGGTTGGTGCACTAGCGTTACTAAACCTTCGTTTCACTAAACTGTCTCAAGATTAA
- the malG gene encoding maltose ABC transporter permease MalG, with protein sequence MAMVQGKGLKYRVWATHAVLWCFLAMIIFPLLMIIAISFREGNFATGSLIPDNPSLEHWKLALGISVTNADGSVTPPPFPVLTWLWNSVKVAGVTSILIVALSTTSAYAFARMRFKGKETILKAMMIFQMFPAVLALVAIYALFDKLGQYIPFLGLNTHGGLIFSYLGGIALHVWTIKGYFETIDNSLEEAAALDGATPWQAFRLVLLPLSVPILAVVFILSFIATVGEVPVASILLTDVNSYTLAVGMQQYLYPQNYLWGDFAAAAVLSALPITIVFLLAQRWLVGGLTAGGVKG encoded by the coding sequence ATGGCTATGGTACAAGGTAAAGGCCTTAAATACCGAGTGTGGGCAACGCATGCAGTGTTGTGGTGCTTTTTGGCAATGATTATCTTCCCACTACTGATGATTATCGCGATCTCATTCCGTGAAGGTAACTTCGCAACCGGTAGCTTGATTCCAGACAATCCATCACTGGAGCACTGGAAGCTAGCATTGGGAATTTCAGTAACGAACGCAGATGGCTCGGTAACGCCACCTCCATTCCCTGTTCTAACTTGGTTATGGAACTCGGTTAAAGTAGCGGGTGTTACGTCTATTTTGATTGTGGCGTTGTCTACAACATCGGCTTACGCATTTGCTCGTATGCGCTTCAAAGGTAAAGAAACTATCTTGAAAGCGATGATGATTTTCCAAATGTTTCCAGCGGTACTTGCTCTAGTGGCTATCTACGCGCTGTTCGATAAACTTGGTCAATACATCCCGTTCTTAGGCTTGAACACGCATGGCGGTCTGATCTTCTCTTACCTGGGTGGTATTGCACTGCACGTTTGGACTATTAAAGGCTACTTTGAGACGATTGATAACTCTTTGGAAGAGGCGGCAGCACTGGATGGTGCAACGCCTTGGCAAGCATTCAGACTGGTTCTACTGCCATTGTCTGTGCCAATCCTAGCGGTTGTGTTTATCCTCTCTTTCATCGCGACAGTTGGTGAAGTGCCAGTAGCGTCTATCCTACTTACAGATGTGAACTCTTACACACTAGCAGTAGGTATGCAGCAATACCTATACCCTCAGAACTACCTATGGGGTGACTTTGCGGCAGCGGCTGTACTATCAGCACTTCCGATTACTATCGTGTTCTTACTTGCTCAACGTTGGTTAGTTGGCGGTTTGACGGCAGGTGGTGTAAAAGGATAA